From a region of the Cyprinus carpio isolate SPL01 chromosome B21, ASM1834038v1, whole genome shotgun sequence genome:
- the LOC109065689 gene encoding macrophage colony-stimulating factor 1 receptor 1-like produces MKLEVVDKPYIKLKPILSSEYKVNGTDIEVMQGDTVELAVQTEAYPEVKQSSWKSPKSNHTHKETFNRINNSDNYMSTIMLEKVGAQDYGDYIFTARSASVNASVIFTVHVYQKPNTLIKWENGSATCVATGYPKQPRIQWFQCEDARAMCSYNQTSAVELMATQSTLEDVREYEPVLVKSVLPVTNANTTLTFECVDTNIAGEDHDIFTFQISYVLGATLVWPTSWWITDVFIGALCLAILGMLFLFYKHRKARLPVKWMSPESIFECLYTVQSDVWSYGVLLWEIFSLGVSPYPSVVIDAQFYKMIKDGYHMPQPDFAPQEMYTIMKMCWSLEPTLRPTFANIRELIAKLLPKQSSQVRHTVRILYAVVTASKI; encoded by the exons ATGAAGCTGGAAGTAGTAG ataaaccatatattaaGCTTAAACCCATCCTGTCCTCTGAATACAAGGTGAATGGAACAGATATTGAAGTGATGCAAGGGGATACAGTTGAACTTGCTGTGCAAACTGAAGCATATCCAGAAGTTAAACAGTCAAGTTGGAAAAGTCCCAAATCAAATCACACCCACAAGGAGACATTTAACAGGATCAATAATAG TGACAACTACATGTCTACAATCATGCTGGAAAAAGTTGGAGCTCAAGATTATGGTGACTACATCTTTACTGCCAGGAGTGCAAGTGTCAATGCCTCAGTTATTTTTACAGTTCACGTCTACC AGAAGCCCAATACTTTGATTAAGTGGGAAAATGGAAGTGCCACTTGTGTGGCAACCGGTTATCCAAAACAACCCAGGATTCAGTGGTTCCAGTGTGAAGATGCCAGAGCTAT GTGTAGTTATAACCAAACATCAGCTGTGGAATTAATGGCCACCCAGTCCACTTTGGAGGACGTCAGAGAGTATGAACCAGTGCTGGTGAAGAGCGTCTTACCAGTGACCAACGCAAATACTACTTTAACCTTTGAGTGTGTGGACACAAACATTGCTGGAGAAGATCATGATATCTTTACTTTTCAAATTTCAT ATGTGCTCGGTGCTACGTTAGTGTGGCCAACTTCATGGTGGATCACTGATGTTTTCATTGGAGCCTTGTGTCTGGCCATATTAGGGATGTTGTTCCTCTTCTACAAGCACAGAAAG GCACGGCTGCCAGTAAAATGGATGTCACCTGAAAGTATATTTGAATGTCTTTACACGGTACAGAGTGATGTCTGGTCATACGGTGTGCTTTTGTGGGAGATCTTTTCCTTGG gtGTGAGTCCTTATCCCAGTGTTGTGATTGATGCACAGTTCTATAAGATGATAAAAGACGGTTATCACATGCCACAACCAGATTTTGCCCCTCAAGAAAT GTACAcaataatgaaaatgtgctggAGTCTGGAACCAACTCTGCGTCCGACTTTTGCCAACATCAGGGAACTTATTGCAAAGTTACTGCCAAAGCAATCCAGCCAGGTGAGGCACACTGTTAGAATCCTTTACGCTGTTGTAACAGCAAGCAAAATATGA
- the LOC109053118 gene encoding protein phosphatase 1 regulatory subunit 36, with protein sequence MAKSPSEPITMPSSGRWDWNDETKTLEFIRFEAKEEVKEKKKTNTSKSQGQSRKPLEKWQTNTVRPAQLEAFKTSIKHSQMDCVTIQDVKLAAVCLLHKNDRFPIPPRFLSMLKSKELDELLANLLLYFSCYFEKRALEEKPSFVIAGPSLLSDSETQMTAKLELAQRQLAVCYFRLQLKLLPHQHQISDRIRMSLNASIDRDMQLNECLLSFYSYAAWVTFERRGLKGIRMEIGRLFGSNMFNPALNESKKGSKDQESSQKSQSKVLNSRQTSLSNWKSNRLPPMNKIITQRSPLMVSLLPTPQEKAPHLFERFRGPKVPSTEDCDSEAVMEELKEQLKEQLKSLSFGILGKPLSQFSSETLKPQEGPSEEETENEEDEGSNSEVVSADPRGLIRSNKTSLTGQRSLTTAADRRMRSSRADLVSRATTEALSSDTEYI encoded by the exons ATGGCAAAATCGCCCTCTGAACCG ATAACAATGCCTTCCTCCGGACGCTGGGACTGGAACGATGAAACAAAAACCCTGGAGTTCATACG tttcgaagccaaagaagaggtgaaggagaagaaaaaaacaaacacatctaaaTCCCAAGGGCAGTCCAGAAAGCCTCTGGAGAAGTGGCAAAC GAATACGGTGCGTCCCGCTCAACTGGAAGCCTTCAAGACCTCAATAAAACACTCACAAATGGACTGCGTCACGATTCAGGATGTTAAAT TGGCAGCAGTCTGTTTGCTGCATAAGAACGACAGGTTTCCCATTCCTCCACGCTTCCTGTCCATGCTAaa GAGCAAAGAGCTGGATGAGCTTCTCGCCAATCTCCTGCTCTACTTTTCTTGCTACTTTGAGAAGAGAGCTCTGGAGGAGAAGCCATCGTTTGTCATAGC CGGGCCGTCATTACTCAGTGACTCTGAGACGCAGATGACTGCTAAGCTGGAGCTAGCACAAAGACAGCTTGCCGTCTGTTACTTCAGGCTGCAGCTGAAGCTGTTGCCTCATCAGCACCAAATTTCTGACAG AATCAGGATGTCCTTAAACGCATCCATTGACCGTGACATGCAACTAAATGAG TGTCTCCTCAGCTTTTACAGCTATGCTGCATGGGTGACCTTTGAGAGGCGGGGCCTAAAGGGCATTCGGATGGAGATCGGACGCTTGTTTGGCTCAAACATGTTTAACCCCGCACTGAATGAATCAAAAAAAGGATCGAAAGACCAGGAGAGTTCACAGAAGAGTCAGTCTAAGGTTCTGAACTCCCGACAAACATCACTGAGTAACTG GAAGTCAAACCGTCTTCCTCCCATGAACAAAATCATAACCCAGCGTTCCCCGCTGATGGTTTCTCTGCTGCCTACTCCACAAGAAAAGGCCCCTCACCTGTTTGAGCGCTTCAGAGGTCCTAAAGTGCCCTCGACTGAAGACTGTGATTCGGAGGCGGTGATGGAGGAGCTCAAAGAGCAGCTTAAAGAGCAGCTGAAGTCTCTCAG CTTTGGAATCCTTGGAAAGCCTCTGAGCCAGTTCAGCTCCGAGACACTGAAGCCTCAGGAAGGGCCGAGTGAAGAGGAGACTGAGAACGAGGAAGACGAGGGTAGTAACAGCGAAGTGGTGAGCGCTGACCCACGCGGCCTCATCAGGAGTAACAAGACCTCGCTCACTGGCCAGAGATCGCTCACCACAGCTGCAGACAGACGCATGCGCTCTAGCCGAGCTGACTTGGTCTCCAGAGCTACCACTGAAGCGCTGTCCTCAGACACAGAATACATCTGA